CCGGCAGGGAGTGACGGACTCGCACAACCTGTTCCACTACTTCCGGCCGACTCCGGACGGCCGGATCCTGTGGGGCGGCGGTGCCGCCGAGTACTACTTCGGCGGTCGCACGGCCCCGGCGCTCGCCGCGCGGCCCGAACCGCACCGGCGGCTCGCCACGACGTTCTTCGCGACGTTCCCGCAGTTGGAGGGCACTCGGTTCAGCCACCGCTGGGGCGGGCCGATCGACGCGACCACCCGTTCCACCCCGGTGTTCGGCACCGCGCTCGCGGGCCGGGTCGCCTACGCCGCCGGGTTCACCGGCCTCGGCGTCGCCGCCTCCCGGTTCGGCGGGCAGGTCGTGCTGGACCTGCTCGCGGGCGCGGCCACCGAGCGGACTCGCTGCGCGCTGGTGCGCACCCGACCGCTGCCGTACCCGCCGGAGCCGTTGCGCTGGCCGCTGGTGCGGGCCACCCACCGGGCGCTGGAACGCGCCGACGCCGCCGCGGGGGAGCGGGGGCGGTGGCTGCGCCTGCTCGACCGGCACGGGCTCGGGCTCGGGAGCTGATCGGCGGCGGCGCCGGTCCGGTCCGACACACCGGCGCTTCCTCCTTCTGAGCGAACCCGCCGGGAGGCCGCTCCCGGCCGGCGCCCGCGTTCCCGCAGCGAGAGCCCGTCTCGGAAGACTTGCCGGTGCTCAGTGGAAACGATCGTCGGCGGCGCGGTCATTGCAGGGCCCTGAACCGGGTCATATGTTCGGGACGTCCCTGCCCGTTCCGTGCACGAGGGGTGTCGCCATGCCGAACAGAGTTCGCGCCGCACTGGTCCAGGCGAAGTGGACCGGCGACGCCCAGTCCATGATCGACGCGCACGAGCAGCACACCCGCGCCGCCGCCGCGCAGGGCGCCCAGGTGATCGGCTTCCAGGAGGTGTTCAACGCCCCCTACTTCTGCCAGGTGCAGGAGGCCGAGCACTACCGCTGGGCGGAGGCGGTCCCGGACGGCCCCACCACCACCCGGATGCGGGCGCTGGCCCGCGAACTGCGGATGGTGATCGTCGTGCCGATCTTCGAGCTCGACGGGCCCGGGTTCTACTACAACACCGCCGCCGTGATCGACGCCGACGGCGAGTACCTCGGCAAGTACCGCAAGCACCACCTGCCGCACCTGCCCGGGTTCTGGGAGAAGTTCTACTTCCGGCCCGGCAACCTCGGCTGGCCGGTGTTCGACACCGCGGTCGGCCGGGTCGGCGTCTACATCTGCTACGACCGGCACTTCCCGGAAGGCTGGCGGGCGCTGGGACTCGCCGGGGCGCAACTGGTCTACAACCCGTCGGCGACCAGCCGCGGGCTGTCGTCCTACCTGTGGAAGCTGGAACAACCCGCCGCCGCCGTCGCCAACGAGTACTTCGTCGCCGCGATCAACCGGGTCGGTGTGGAGGAGTACGGCGACAACGACTTCTACGGCAGCAGCTACTTCGTCGACCCCTACGGCCGCTTCGTCGGCGACGTCGCCAGCGACGGCGAGGAGGAACTCGTGGTGCGCGACCTCGACTTCGACCTGATCGACGAGGTGCGCACCCAGTGGGCCTTCTACCGCGACCGCCGCCCCGACGCCTACGGCCTGCTCACCGAACCCTGAGCGCCTGCCTTTGATCTTGACCTGCGTAGGTGTCCGGGTGGCGGAACCTCAGCGGCTTCCTCGCCGCCCCTGTGCCGGTGTGATCGCGATTTCTGATGTAGGCCCCTGCACAGCGCAATCGTTGTCCTCGCGAGGAAGCAGCTGAGAACCTCCGGTGGTCGGCTTGCTCAAGCCGGTCACTGCTCAGCGGCTCCGCCGCTGACAAGACACAGACCAAGACCACCGGACCCTCCGGGCCGAGAGGAAGGAACGCGATGACCGACACGGGCACGCACACCGAGCTGGCGAAGCGGCGCAAGGCGGTGCTGCCGGACTGGGTCGCGACCTACTACCAGGACCCGATCGACATCGAACGCGGCGAAGGGCGCCACGTCTGGGACGCCGAGGGCAACCGGTACCTGGACTTCTTCGGCGGCATCCTCACCACCATGACCGCGCACGCGCTGCCCGAGGTGACCGCCGCGGTCAGCGAGCAGGCCGGGCGCATCCTGCACTCCTCGACGCTGTACCTGAACCGGCTGATGGTGGAACTCGCCGAACGCGTCGCGGAGCTCTCCGGCATCGAGGACCCGCGGGTGTTCTTCACCTCCAGCGGCACCGAGGCCAACGACACCGCCCTGCTGCTGGCCACCGGTCACCGCGCCTCGAACCAGGTGCTGGCGCTGCGCAACAGCTACCACGGCCGGTCCTTCTCGGCGCTGGCCATCACCGGCAACCGGGCCTGGTCGCCGACGAGCCTGTCGCCGGTGCAGACGACCTACGTGCACGGCAGCAGGCGCCGCGGCACGGCGCTCGCCGAGCTCTCCGACGCCGACTTCACGGCGGCCTGCGTGGACGACCTGGAGGACGTGCTCGGCCAGCTGCACGGCAACGTGGCCTGCCTGATCGCCGAACCCATCCAGGGCGTCGGTGGTTTCGCCGTGCCACCGGACGGGCTGTTCGCCCGGTTCAAGGAGGTGCTCGACCGGCACGGCATCCTGTGGATCAGCGACGAGGTGCAGACCGGTTGGGGCCGCACCGGCGAGCACTTCTGGGGCTGGCAGGCGCACGGCGACAGCGGCCCGCCGGACATCGTCACGTTCGCCAAGGGCCTCGGCAACGGGCTCTCCATCGGCGGCGTGATCGCGAGCGCTGAGGTCATGAACAGCGTCAAGGCGAGCTCGCTGTCAACCTTCGGCGGCAGCCCGATCACCACCGCGGGGGCGCTCGCGAACCTGAACCACCTGCTGGCCCACGACCTGCAGGGCAACGCCCAGCGGGTCGGCGCCGTGCTGCGCGCGGAACTCGACGACGCCCGGCTGCGCCTGCCGCACGTGTCCGACGTGCGGGGCAAGGGGCTCATGATCGGGGTCGAGCTGGTGCGTCCCGGCACCGGGGAACCGGACGCCGCCGCTGCCACGGCGGTGCTGGAGCACACCAAGAGCGCCGGGCTGCTCATCGGCAAGGGCGGTCTCGACGGCAACGTGCTGCGCATCGCGCCGCCGCTGAGCCTCACCGAGCCCGAAGCCCGCGAGGGCGCCGCGATCCTCGTCGACGCGCTCACCAGAGCGGGGGAGCGGTCATGACGAGAACGGTGATCCGCGGCGGGCTCGTGATCACGGCGACCGAGGAGGTCGAAGCCGACGTCCTCGTCATCGACGAGCAGGTCGCCGCGCTGGCCACCCCCGAACTCGGCGAGCAGTGGCTCACCGACGCCGACGCGGTGCTCGACGCGAGCGGGCAGTACGTGATCCCCGGCGGGGTCGACGGGCACACCCACATGGAGATGCCCTTCGGCGGCACCTTCTCCTCCGACACGTTCGAGACCGGCACCCGCGCCGCCGCGTGGGGCGGCACCACGACGATCATCGACTTCGCCATCCAGTCCATCGGCCGGTCCGCGCGGGAAGGCCTCGACACCTGGCACGCCAAGGCCGACGGGCGCTGCGCGGTGGACTACGGGTTCCACCTGATCCTCTCCGACGTGCACGACGCGTCGCTGCGAGAACTGGACGGCCTGGTCGCGGAGGGCGTGACCAGCTTCAAGATGTTCATGGCCTACCCCGGCGTGTTCTACAGCGACGACGGCCGGATCCTGCGCGCCATGCAGCAGGCCGCGGGCAACGGGGCGCTGACCATGCTGCACGCCGAGAACGGCATCGCCATCGACGTGCTCGTGCAGCAGGCCCTGGCGGCGGGCCGCACCGACCCCCGCCAGCACGGCGCCGTGCGGCATCCGCTGCTGGAGGCGGAGGCGACCCACCGCGCCATCCAGCTCGCCAGGGTCGCCGACGCCCCGATCTACGTCGTGCACGTCTCCGCCACCGAAGCGCTCGCCGAGATCGCCCGCGCCCGCGACGCCGGGCTCAACGTGTTCGGCGAAACCTGCCCGCAGTACCTGTTCCTCACCGTCGACGAACTGGCCCGTCCGGACTTCGAAGGCGCCAAGTTCGTCTGCTCCACCCCGCTGCGTCCCGAGGAGCACCAGCGGGAGCTGTGGCGGGGTCTGCGCACCAACGACCTCTCCGTCGTGTCCACCGACCACTGCCCGTTCTGCTTCACCCCGCAGAAGGAGCTGGGGCTGGGGGACTTCTCGAAGATCCCGAACGGGATGCCCGGTGTGGAGCACCGGGTGGACCTGCTGCACCAAGGCGTCGTCGACGGCCGCATCGGCCGCCGGCGCTGGGTGGAGCTGGCCAGCACCACCCCGGCGCGGATGTTCGGCCTGCACCCGCGCAAGGGCACCATCGCGCCCGGCTCCGACGCCGACATCGTGATCTACGACCCGCACGCCGAACAGGTCCTCTCCGCCGAGACCCACCACATGAACGTCGACTACAGCGCTTACGAGGGCAAGACCATCACCGGACGGGTCCGCACCGTGCTCTCCCGCGGTCAGGTCATCGTCGACGACGGCCACTACCGGGGCCGAGCCGGACACGGGCGGTTCCTCCCCCGCGACACCTGCCAATACCTGACCTAGCCACCACGGAGGCGCGCCATGCGGTTCGGGCTCGTGCTGCAAACCGACCCACCGGCCTGGTCGGTGGTGGACCTGATGAGGCGGGCCGAGTCACTCGGCTTCACCCACGGGTGGACCTTCGATTCCTGCGTGCTGTGGCAGGAACCGTTCGTCATCCACAGCCAGATCCTCGCCGCGACCGACCGGATGGTCGTCGGGCCGATGGTGACCAACCCGTCCACCCGCGACTGGACGGTCACCGCGTCCACCTTCGCCACGCTCAACGAGATGTTCGGCAACCGCACGGTGTGCGGGATCGGCCGCGGCGACTCGGCGCTGCGCGTCACCGGCGGCAAGCCGAACACGCTGGCCACCCTGGAAAGCGCCATCGGCGTGATCCGGGACCTGGCCGAAGGCCGGGAAGCCGACGTCGACGGCACCCCCGTCCGGTTGCCGTGGGTGCGCGACGGCGCGCTCCCGGTCTGGATGGGCGCCTACGGCCCGAGAGCGCTGGACCTCGCCGGCCGGGTCGCCGACGGCGTGATCATCCAGCTCGCCGACCCGGTGCTGACCAGGTGGATGGTCGACCACGTCCGGGACGCCGCGCGGAACGCGGGCCGCGACCCCGACGCGATCACCGTGTGCGCGGCCGCGCCCGCCTACGTCGGGACGGACCTCGACCACGCGCGCAACCAGTGCCGGTGGTTCGGCGGCATGGTCGGCAACCACGTCGCCGACCTGGTGCGCCGCTACGGCACCGACTCCGCGGCGGTTCCGGCGGCGTTGACGGACTACATCCGCGGGCGCGACGGCTACGACTACTCCCACCACGGGCGCGCGGACAACGCCAGCACCGACTTCGTGCCCGACGAGATCGTCGACCGGTTCTGCCTGCTCGGTCCGCCGCAGGCGCACCGGGACAAGCTCGCCGAACTGCGCGACGCCGGAGTCCACCAGTTCGCCGCCTATGCCATGCACGACGCCGTCGAGTCCACAGTG
This window of the Saccharopolyspora gloriosae genome carries:
- the hydA gene encoding dihydropyrimidinase, with translation MTRTVIRGGLVITATEEVEADVLVIDEQVAALATPELGEQWLTDADAVLDASGQYVIPGGVDGHTHMEMPFGGTFSSDTFETGTRAAAWGGTTTIIDFAIQSIGRSAREGLDTWHAKADGRCAVDYGFHLILSDVHDASLRELDGLVAEGVTSFKMFMAYPGVFYSDDGRILRAMQQAAGNGALTMLHAENGIAIDVLVQQALAAGRTDPRQHGAVRHPLLEAEATHRAIQLARVADAPIYVVHVSATEALAEIARARDAGLNVFGETCPQYLFLTVDELARPDFEGAKFVCSTPLRPEEHQRELWRGLRTNDLSVVSTDHCPFCFTPQKELGLGDFSKIPNGMPGVEHRVDLLHQGVVDGRIGRRRWVELASTTPARMFGLHPRKGTIAPGSDADIVIYDPHAEQVLSAETHHMNVDYSAYEGKTITGRVRTVLSRGQVIVDDGHYRGRAGHGRFLPRDTCQYLT
- a CDS encoding nitrilase-related carbon-nitrogen hydrolase; the encoded protein is MPNRVRAALVQAKWTGDAQSMIDAHEQHTRAAAAQGAQVIGFQEVFNAPYFCQVQEAEHYRWAEAVPDGPTTTRMRALARELRMVIVVPIFELDGPGFYYNTAAVIDADGEYLGKYRKHHLPHLPGFWEKFYFRPGNLGWPVFDTAVGRVGVYICYDRHFPEGWRALGLAGAQLVYNPSATSRGLSSYLWKLEQPAAAVANEYFVAAINRVGVEEYGDNDFYGSSYFVDPYGRFVGDVASDGEEELVVRDLDFDLIDEVRTQWAFYRDRRPDAYGLLTEP
- a CDS encoding aspartate aminotransferase family protein; translated protein: MTDTGTHTELAKRRKAVLPDWVATYYQDPIDIERGEGRHVWDAEGNRYLDFFGGILTTMTAHALPEVTAAVSEQAGRILHSSTLYLNRLMVELAERVAELSGIEDPRVFFTSSGTEANDTALLLATGHRASNQVLALRNSYHGRSFSALAITGNRAWSPTSLSPVQTTYVHGSRRRGTALAELSDADFTAACVDDLEDVLGQLHGNVACLIAEPIQGVGGFAVPPDGLFARFKEVLDRHGILWISDEVQTGWGRTGEHFWGWQAHGDSGPPDIVTFAKGLGNGLSIGGVIASAEVMNSVKASSLSTFGGSPITTAGALANLNHLLAHDLQGNAQRVGAVLRAELDDARLRLPHVSDVRGKGLMIGVELVRPGTGEPDAAAATAVLEHTKSAGLLIGKGGLDGNVLRIAPPLSLTEPEAREGAAILVDALTRAGERS
- a CDS encoding TIGR03842 family LLM class F420-dependent oxidoreductase, coding for MRFGLVLQTDPPAWSVVDLMRRAESLGFTHGWTFDSCVLWQEPFVIHSQILAATDRMVVGPMVTNPSTRDWTVTASTFATLNEMFGNRTVCGIGRGDSALRVTGGKPNTLATLESAIGVIRDLAEGREADVDGTPVRLPWVRDGALPVWMGAYGPRALDLAGRVADGVIIQLADPVLTRWMVDHVRDAARNAGRDPDAITVCAAAPAYVGTDLDHARNQCRWFGGMVGNHVADLVRRYGTDSAAVPAALTDYIRGRDGYDYSHHGRADNASTDFVPDEIVDRFCLLGPPQAHRDKLAELRDAGVHQFAAYAMHDAVESTVEEYGRSIIPEPA